One Nomascus leucogenys isolate Asia chromosome 22a, Asia_NLE_v1, whole genome shotgun sequence DNA segment encodes these proteins:
- the CFLAR gene encoding CASP8 and FADD-like apoptosis regulator isoform X3, with protein sequence MSAEVIHQVEEALDTDEKEMLLFLCRDVAIDVVPPNVRDLLDILRERGKLSVGDLAELLYRVRRFDLLKRILKMDRKAVETYLLRNPHLVSDYRVLMAEIGEDLDKSDVSSLIFLMKDYMGRGKISKEKSFLDLVVELEKLNLVAPDQLDLLEKCLKNIHRIDLKTKIQKYKQSGGWNGTRMTKASFSLWLEITSLYILHIPDVPTPLPCIFMISAKCCQAVLNISVFKKESGICTGWQSYGHSGVLHVCRTLLPCSGIWPHNHYPTSGDVTWVSYLPCMCPKFHKTSLWKRAHSISSLIKGTRFTMAFSLTCIPYCLLDSASAWALLASSLPP encoded by the exons ATGTCTGCTGAGGTCATCCATCAGGTTGAAGAAGCACTTGACACAGATGAGAAGGAGATGCTGCTCTTTTTGTGCCGGGATGTTGCTATAGATGTGGTTCCACCTAATGTCAGGGACCTTCTGGATATTTTACGTGAAAGAGGTAAGCTGTCTGTCGGGGACTTGGCTGAACTGCTCTACAGAGTGAGGCGATTTGACCTGCTCAAACGTATCTTGAAGATGGACAGAAAAGCTGTGGAGACCTACCTGCTCAGGAACCCTCACCTTGTTTCGGACTATAG AGTGCTGATGGCAGAGATTGGTGAGGATTTGGATAAATCTGATGTGTCCTCATTAATTTTCCTCATGAAGGATTACATGGGCCGAGGCAAGATAAGCAAAGAGAAg AGTTTCTTGGACCTTGTGGTTGAGTTGGAGAAACTAAATCTGGTTGCCCCAGATCAACTGGATTTATTAGAAAAATGCCTAAAGAACATCCACAGAATAGACCTGAAGACAAAAATCCAGAAGTACAAGCAGTCTG GTGGATGGAATGGAACCCGGATGACCAAAGCCTCCTTTAGCTTGTGGCTAGAAATCACGTCCCTTTATATTCTTCATATCCCAGATGTGCCAACTCCATTGCCCTGTATATTCATGATCTCTGCAAAATGCTGCCAAGCAGTTCTTAACATTTCAGTCTTCAAGAAAGAATCTGGGATCTGCACGGGCTGGCAGAGCTATGGACATTCAGGGGTTTTGCATGTATGCCGAACCCTACTGCCTTGCTCTGGTATTTGGCCTCACAACCACTATCCAACTTCGGGTGATGTCACTTGGGTCTCATACCTTCCTTGCATGTGTCCCAAGTTTCACAAAACCTCCTTATGGAAAAGAGCACATTCGATTTCTTCCTTGATAAAAGGGACCAGATTCACAATGGCCTTCTCCCTTACTTGCATTCCTTATTGTCTTTTAGACTCAGCATCAGCTTGGGCTCTGTTAGCAAGTTCACTGCCACCATAG